A genome region from Methanobacterium sp. includes the following:
- the fen gene encoding flap endonuclease-1 — MGVKFKDIVSPEEIRFEDLDGKVVALDAANVIYQFLSSIRQLDGTPLKDQNGRITSHFSGILYRTSSLVEKGIKPIYVFDGQSSALKKETQKKRKEIKEESERKWKEALEEGRLDDARKFAVRSSRMSPEIVEGSKKLIKLMGIPYIQAKGEGEAQASYMVARGDAWCVASQDYDCMLFGAPRMVKNLTISGTQNTPELIELDKILKNLDITREQLVDLAIMVGTDFNQGIKGIGAKKGLKLIEKHGDIFQILEKLDIQLDVDPHILRNMFLNHDVDSDYDLKWQKADEQGIVDFLCGEHDFSENRVLSAVDKLKKLQTTQSSLEQWF, encoded by the coding sequence ATGGGTGTGAAGTTTAAGGACATAGTATCTCCTGAAGAAATTAGATTTGAGGATCTGGATGGTAAAGTAGTGGCTCTGGATGCAGCCAATGTCATTTACCAGTTTCTTTCCAGCATCCGTCAGCTTGACGGTACTCCTCTCAAGGACCAGAATGGAAGAATAACTTCTCATTTTAGCGGAATATTATACCGCACATCATCTCTTGTTGAAAAAGGGATTAAACCCATCTACGTTTTTGACGGCCAGTCCAGTGCCCTTAAAAAAGAAACCCAGAAAAAACGAAAGGAAATAAAGGAAGAATCAGAGCGAAAATGGAAAGAAGCTTTGGAAGAAGGGCGTTTAGATGATGCCCGAAAATTTGCAGTTAGATCATCCCGGATGTCCCCGGAAATCGTGGAAGGTTCCAAAAAACTCATTAAACTCATGGGAATTCCATATATCCAGGCTAAAGGGGAAGGAGAGGCCCAGGCATCATATATGGTGGCACGTGGAGATGCATGGTGTGTTGCATCCCAGGATTATGATTGCATGTTATTCGGAGCCCCCCGCATGGTTAAAAACCTGACCATCAGCGGAACTCAGAACACCCCCGAACTCATTGAACTGGATAAGATCCTGAAAAACCTGGATATAACACGTGAACAACTGGTAGATCTGGCCATTATGGTGGGCACAGATTTCAATCAGGGAATTAAGGGAATTGGAGCAAAAAAGGGTTTGAAACTCATTGAAAAACATGGAGACATATTCCAAATCCTGGAAAAACTGGATATCCAGCTGGATGTTGATCCCCACATCCTAAGGAACATGTTCCTTAACCATGATGTGGATTCAGATTATGATCTGAAATGGCAGAAAGCAGACGAGCAGGGTATTGTGGATTTCCTCTGTGGAGAACATGATTTTTCAGAAAACAGAGTGCTGAGTGCGGTGGATAAACTCAAAAAACTGCAAACTACCCAGAGTAGCCTGGAACAGTGGTTTTAG
- a CDS encoding DUF2119 domain-containing protein: MEVSFLKEIGAKGGTSRLFAGGVHGKEGSSTIHAIEPAKNIQVNEGRLVLSNFPPSPYMSTLDPLYYLSLAGSKLMGLIQKNKPDIYLELHCYHRDSYLKLTRKDRKEFFGVPGLVELENRVLIGSVSPLIRSVFFDLDDFPFILEIPCNPSEESLQTCHKIMEILAGSSNRLEIMEKLSQVYPQQVETLNTYFKDYSLNFHPAFQEIKQKALETDLKNYQDLEKLINYVIREGNFKVNPKQIKQLEGAFLIFNEYNSFKCNKRTMNI, encoded by the coding sequence ATGGAAGTGAGTTTTTTAAAAGAAATTGGTGCTAAAGGAGGAACTTCACGCCTGTTTGCAGGTGGAGTGCACGGTAAGGAAGGTTCAAGCACCATCCATGCCATTGAACCAGCTAAAAATATCCAGGTCAATGAGGGGAGGTTGGTTTTGAGTAATTTCCCTCCCAGCCCCTACATGAGTACTCTGGATCCCCTTTACTACCTTTCTCTTGCAGGCAGCAAACTTATGGGTTTAATACAGAAGAATAAGCCGGATATTTACTTAGAGCTGCACTGCTACCACAGGGATAGTTATTTAAAACTCACGAGAAAAGATAGGAAAGAATTTTTCGGAGTACCGGGTCTGGTGGAACTTGAAAATAGAGTTTTAATTGGTTCTGTTTCTCCCCTTATTCGTTCTGTATTTTTTGATTTAGATGATTTTCCATTTATCCTGGAAATACCATGCAATCCATCGGAAGAATCATTACAAACATGTCACAAAATCATGGAAATACTTGCAGGATCCAGTAACCGTCTAGAAATAATGGAGAAACTAAGCCAGGTTTACCCACAACAGGTTGAAACTTTGAATACTTATTTTAAGGATTATTCCCTGAACTTCCACCCTGCATTTCAGGAAATTAAACAAAAGGCACTGGAAACAGATTTAAAGAATTATCAGGACCTTGAGAAATTAATAAATTATGTGATCAGGGAAGGGAATTTTAAGGTTAATCCCAAACAGATCAAGCAATTAGAAGGTGCATTTCTAATTTTTAATGAATATAACTCATTTAAATGCAATAAAAGAACCATGAACATTTAA
- a CDS encoding chorismate lyase, protein MDQKIFEGIKQIEKTLGTLSSAQKILLATDGSVTTILDVLKGHVNIRTLVQEFLEADEEAASLLDIEVGDTINYRVVVIEGRQPLIYAISMIPLKRLNNDFKEDLIKADIPIGRILRKHNIESRREIKSVSVEEPGPEMVEIFKTNSPMLRRTYNIIHKDQVLIWLMETFPHSLFKD, encoded by the coding sequence ATGGACCAAAAAATCTTTGAAGGAATAAAACAGATTGAAAAAACCTTAGGAACTCTTTCCAGCGCCCAAAAGATACTTCTGGCTACTGATGGCTCGGTAACCACCATCCTGGACGTTCTTAAGGGGCATGTGAATATAAGGACCCTGGTGCAGGAATTCCTGGAAGCAGATGAAGAAGCTGCCTCTCTCCTGGACATTGAAGTTGGTGACACCATCAACTACCGGGTGGTGGTTATTGAGGGTCGCCAGCCCCTGATATATGCCATCTCCATGATACCCCTCAAAAGGTTGAACAATGATTTTAAGGAGGATCTCATCAAGGCAGATATTCCCATTGGCCGTATTCTCCGCAAACATAACATTGAATCCCGCAGGGAGATAAAATCAGTTTCAGTGGAAGAACCAGGACCAGAAATGGTGGAAATCTTTAAAACCAACAGCCCTATGTTAAGGCGGACCTACAACATAATCCATAAAGACCAGGTGCTCATCTGGCTGATGGAAACCTTCCCCCATAGTCTGTTTAAAGATTAA
- the ahcY gene encoding adenosylhomocysteinase, with protein sequence MPYKVKDMELAPQGVKKIEWVQRHMPVLETIKKRFEKEKPFEGITIGSCLHLEPKTINLGLTLQAGGAEVVMTGCNPLSTQDDATAAGASLGLNMYGWREQTTEEYYQTINMVLDHKPDIIIDDGADMIFLIHRKRRDVLDKIKGACEETTTGIHRLKSMHADGALEFPVIAVNDAYTKYLFDNRYGTGQSTFDSIMGSTNVLIAGKNIVVCGYGWCGRGIAMRADGLGANVIVTEVDPIRALEARMDGYRVMIVREAVKHADILITATGNVDVISGDDFKVMKDGCIMANSGHFNVEINREDLDQMAVQQGKMKADIDEFVMDDGRRIYLLAEGRLVNLAGERGQGHPAEIMDLSFAMQALSAEQLVNTSMEVGVHKTPDEADLHVARLKLEAMGIEIDDLTEKQVEYLEGWEQGT encoded by the coding sequence ATGCCTTATAAAGTAAAAGATATGGAATTAGCCCCTCAGGGTGTAAAGAAGATTGAATGGGTCCAGAGGCACATGCCAGTCCTGGAAACCATTAAAAAACGTTTCGAAAAAGAAAAACCCTTTGAGGGAATCACCATAGGCTCCTGCCTGCACCTGGAACCCAAAACCATCAACCTGGGTTTAACACTCCAGGCAGGAGGGGCAGAAGTGGTAATGACTGGTTGTAATCCACTTTCAACACAGGATGATGCCACTGCCGCTGGTGCCAGCCTAGGCCTTAACATGTATGGCTGGAGAGAGCAAACCACCGAAGAATATTACCAGACCATTAACATGGTACTGGATCATAAGCCAGATATCATCATAGATGATGGTGCAGATATGATATTCCTGATCCACCGAAAAAGAAGGGATGTCCTGGATAAGATCAAAGGGGCCTGTGAGGAAACCACTACCGGAATTCACCGGCTGAAGTCCATGCACGCTGATGGGGCTCTTGAATTCCCGGTAATAGCAGTTAACGACGCATACACCAAATACCTATTCGACAACCGTTACGGAACCGGGCAATCAACCTTCGACTCTATAATGGGCTCCACTAACGTACTAATAGCTGGAAAAAACATTGTAGTATGTGGATATGGATGGTGTGGTCGAGGGATCGCCATGCGCGCTGATGGACTTGGAGCCAACGTAATTGTAACTGAAGTTGATCCTATAAGGGCATTAGAGGCACGTATGGATGGTTACAGGGTCATGATAGTCCGTGAAGCAGTTAAACATGCCGATATACTGATTACTGCCACTGGAAACGTCGATGTTATCTCCGGAGATGACTTTAAAGTAATGAAGGACGGATGTATAATGGCCAACTCCGGTCACTTCAACGTGGAGATAAACCGAGAAGACCTGGACCAGATGGCTGTACAGCAGGGAAAAATGAAAGCGGACATTGATGAGTTTGTAATGGATGACGGCCGCAGAATATACCTCCTTGCCGAAGGAAGGCTGGTTAACCTTGCCGGTGAAAGAGGACAGGGACACCCTGCTGAGATCATGGACTTGAGCTTTGCAATGCAGGCCCTATCTGCCGAACAACTGGTGAACACATCAATGGAAGTGGGAGTACATAAAACACCTGACGAGGCAGACCTGCACGTGGCACGACTTAAATTAGAAGCTATGGGCATTGAAATTGATGATCTGACCGAAAAACAGGTTGAATACCTGGAAGGATGGGAACAGGGAACATAA
- a CDS encoding mRNA surveillance protein pelota, which produces MRIVHQDAKRGIIELFPETLDDLWHLSHLIEPGDLVSSRTTRRIQDTTGERLRSDRGIKKTFFMGIRVESINFHKYTGKLRAKGVIEKGPEDLVSLGSHHTLDLKLNNSVKIQKERWSRWHRKRIKEAIDASKIPKALVVVIEDDNADMGILRQYGVEYYGPIIGGISGKRMVQKNRQQVINNFYDEIVNTIRKFEGIEGIEGMVIAGPGFGKNDFYQFVSQKYPDIAHISRLESTGAGGRSGIHEVLQKGILEEMATEGRIAQEIRMMARVLEEIGKTSNMVTYGKKEVKTAAEAGAVEELLVIDELLRERDVEKIMDLTENLGGKVMVLSSEHDGGKQLSALGGVAALLRYALK; this is translated from the coding sequence ATGCGTATTGTTCACCAGGATGCCAAAAGAGGAATTATAGAGTTATTTCCCGAAACTCTGGATGATCTCTGGCATCTTTCCCATCTCATAGAACCAGGAGACCTGGTCTCATCCAGAACCACCCGCCGTATACAGGACACTACAGGGGAACGCCTGCGCAGTGACCGTGGCATTAAAAAAACATTTTTCATGGGCATAAGAGTTGAAAGCATTAACTTCCACAAATATACAGGGAAACTCCGGGCAAAAGGTGTTATTGAGAAGGGACCGGAAGATCTGGTTTCACTTGGTTCTCATCACACCCTGGATTTGAAGCTTAACAATTCTGTGAAGATACAGAAGGAAAGATGGTCTCGCTGGCACCGGAAACGGATCAAAGAAGCCATAGATGCCTCTAAAATACCAAAAGCACTGGTGGTGGTAATAGAGGATGATAATGCCGATATGGGCATCCTGCGCCAGTACGGGGTGGAATATTACGGGCCCATCATTGGAGGGATATCCGGGAAGAGAATGGTGCAAAAAAACCGTCAACAGGTGATTAACAATTTTTACGACGAGATCGTAAACACCATTCGAAAGTTTGAAGGGATTGAAGGGATTGAAGGGATGGTCATTGCCGGACCCGGTTTTGGTAAAAACGATTTCTACCAGTTTGTAAGTCAAAAATATCCTGATATTGCCCACATCTCCCGACTGGAAAGCACCGGTGCAGGAGGCAGATCAGGAATCCATGAGGTACTGCAGAAGGGTATTCTGGAGGAGATGGCTACTGAAGGACGTATAGCTCAGGAAATACGGATGATGGCCCGTGTTCTGGAGGAAATTGGTAAAACTTCCAACATGGTAACCTATGGGAAAAAAGAAGTTAAAACTGCTGCAGAAGCAGGTGCAGTGGAAGAGTTACTGGTAATTGATGAATTACTCCGGGAACGAGATGTAGAAAAAATCATGGACCTTACTGAGAACCTGGGGGGTAAGGTTATGGTTTTAAGCAGTGAACACGACGGTGGAAAACAGCTCAGTGCCCTTGGTGGAGTGGCTGCTTTATTACGTTATGCGTTAAAGTAG
- the hacA gene encoding homoaconitase large subunit gives MNITEKILANASGAAEVHPGEIIEVQVDLAMTHDGTSPPTINTFNKIASKVWDPDKIVLVYDHNLPANNIGSAEFQRITKDFARKQGIKNIYTHGEGICHQVLPEEGFIKPGTVVVGADSHTCTYGAFGAFATGMGATDMAVVYATGKTWFMVPGALKIEVDGILTKHVTAKDLILHIIGKIGSYGATYNSLEFGGSTVQDMGVSGRMTMCNMAVESGAKNGIMEPNQATLKYLKERNVDNFQIFNSDEDSVYERSYHFQVDDLEPQVACPHNVDNVHPVSQVSGESIDQAFIGSCTNGRLEDLRQAAQVLKNKKVHPDVRLIVSPASRRIYQSAIAEGIIETFLEAGAIIINPGCGPCLGAHMGVLTAGEVCLSTTNRNFVGRMGDPLSEVYLANPAVVAYSAIHGEIRNPSE, from the coding sequence ATGAATATCACTGAAAAGATACTGGCCAATGCTTCTGGAGCAGCAGAAGTTCATCCAGGAGAGATCATTGAGGTACAGGTAGATCTGGCCATGACCCATGACGGAACATCACCTCCCACCATCAACACCTTCAATAAAATCGCCAGCAAGGTGTGGGATCCGGATAAGATCGTCTTAGTCTATGACCATAATTTACCGGCAAATAACATTGGTTCTGCTGAATTCCAGAGAATAACCAAGGATTTTGCTAGAAAACAGGGAATCAAAAACATTTACACCCATGGAGAAGGAATATGCCACCAGGTACTTCCTGAAGAGGGTTTTATCAAACCAGGTACTGTAGTGGTTGGTGCTGATTCCCACACCTGCACCTACGGAGCTTTTGGTGCCTTTGCCACTGGTATGGGTGCCACTGATATGGCAGTGGTATATGCAACCGGGAAAACCTGGTTCATGGTCCCAGGAGCATTAAAAATTGAAGTAGATGGAATTTTAACCAAACATGTTACTGCCAAAGACCTTATCCTCCATATAATCGGTAAAATAGGGTCCTATGGTGCTACTTATAATTCCCTGGAATTTGGTGGAAGCACAGTTCAGGATATGGGTGTGTCTGGTAGGATGACCATGTGCAACATGGCAGTGGAGTCCGGGGCCAAAAATGGGATAATGGAACCAAACCAGGCCACTTTAAAGTATTTAAAAGAGCGGAATGTGGATAATTTCCAGATATTCAATTCAGATGAGGATTCTGTTTATGAAAGGTCTTATCATTTCCAGGTGGATGACCTGGAACCTCAAGTAGCATGTCCCCACAACGTGGATAATGTTCACCCGGTTTCTCAGGTTTCTGGTGAAAGTATCGACCAGGCCTTTATCGGTTCCTGTACCAATGGTCGGCTGGAGGATCTGCGTCAGGCTGCCCAGGTGCTAAAAAATAAAAAAGTTCATCCGGATGTTAGACTCATCGTGTCACCGGCCTCTCGCCGAATTTATCAATCAGCAATAGCTGAAGGAATCATAGAAACATTCCTGGAAGCTGGAGCCATCATCATAAACCCTGGATGTGGACCCTGTTTAGGTGCTCATATGGGTGTTTTAACTGCAGGGGAGGTGTGTCTGTCCACCACCAATCGTAACTTCGTGGGCCGGATGGGTGATCCTTTATCTGAGGTGTACCTGGCTAACCCGGCGGTGGTGGCTTACTCTGCCATTCACGGTGAAATAAGAAATCCTAGTGAATAA
- a CDS encoding prephenate dehydrogenase has protein sequence MQVAVIGGTRGLGNWIANFLQRRGCQVTITGRNSMMGETIASKMGVSYTSDNIKAASQAKVVIVAVPIEVTPKTIKEVAPHLQKGSLLVDVTSVKELPAEIMQNHAPEGVEVLPTHPMFGPRIRSLEGQVIVLTPLEKGKWYPKVVEFLNSEQARIMETSPELHDRMMSIVQGLTHFAYICIASVIERMQVDVKESRKFASPIYSLMLDMIARIVAQNPYLCYSIQTQNRYIHEVHETFLETFHNLKSMIDQENQDDFVKAMSSAAKHLNDLEASLGRSDKAISALNAEVTTLKNSVGLEVGLRHMYSGKVHLGILESLSPDFVILNENSKVVKLKLSNIEVLSFEELQAWKMSNLPLKIFDVSVVLPGSSKPEIISQAISSLEGVVTSEVKDVYHGSQIPEDKKSITFTYQVISTESKKMVEGLLTGFGGIIR, from the coding sequence ATGCAGGTAGCGGTTATAGGCGGGACCCGTGGACTGGGAAACTGGATAGCTAATTTTCTTCAAAGAAGGGGATGTCAGGTTACCATCACTGGCAGGAATTCAATGATGGGGGAGACCATAGCCAGCAAAATGGGAGTATCATACACATCTGACAATATAAAAGCGGCATCCCAGGCAAAGGTAGTGATAGTGGCAGTTCCCATTGAAGTTACTCCTAAAACCATAAAAGAAGTAGCCCCGCACCTTCAGAAAGGATCTTTACTGGTGGATGTGACTTCTGTAAAAGAATTACCCGCAGAAATCATGCAAAACCACGCTCCTGAAGGCGTGGAAGTACTTCCCACCCACCCCATGTTCGGTCCCAGAATACGATCCCTGGAAGGACAAGTGATAGTCCTCACGCCTCTGGAGAAGGGGAAATGGTACCCTAAGGTGGTGGAGTTTTTAAATTCAGAACAGGCCAGAATCATGGAGACCAGTCCTGAACTCCATGATCGGATGATGAGTATTGTTCAGGGTTTAACCCATTTTGCCTACATCTGTATTGCCAGTGTCATTGAAAGGATGCAGGTGGATGTTAAAGAATCACGTAAGTTCGCAAGTCCTATCTACAGTCTAATGCTGGATATGATAGCCAGGATTGTAGCCCAGAATCCTTACCTTTGTTATTCTATACAGACACAGAACCGTTACATTCACGAGGTTCATGAAACATTCCTGGAAACATTCCATAACCTCAAATCCATGATAGACCAGGAAAATCAGGATGATTTTGTTAAAGCAATGAGTTCGGCTGCCAAACACCTAAATGATCTGGAAGCATCTCTGGGAAGATCAGACAAGGCCATATCCGCCCTGAATGCAGAGGTAACTACTCTTAAAAATTCGGTGGGATTGGAAGTGGGTTTGCGTCACATGTATTCTGGCAAGGTTCACCTTGGTATTCTGGAATCTTTATCTCCTGATTTTGTGATTTTAAATGAGAACAGCAAGGTTGTGAAACTTAAACTTTCCAACATTGAGGTTCTAAGCTTTGAAGAACTTCAGGCATGGAAGATGAGTAATCTTCCCCTGAAGATCTTTGATGTCTCTGTTGTTTTACCGGGAAGTTCCAAGCCAGAAATTATATCCCAAGCCATTAGTTCTCTGGAGGGTGTAGTTACATCCGAGGTTAAAGATGTTTACCATGGTAGTCAAATTCCTGAAGATAAAAAGAGCATCACCTTCACTTACCAGGTGATCTCCACCGAGTCAAAGAAAATGGTGGAGGGATTACTCACTGGTTTTGGCGGTATAATCCGTTAA
- a CDS encoding CDC48 family AAA ATPase, whose product MKSEDMKLKVAEAFSQADVGRSIARIDPACMEKLDLLDGDMIEIEGRKLTATIVASSQSDIGLGIIRIDGYIRKNAGTSLGEEVTVRKAQVKEAQKVVLAPVDQKIMIRGDVKGAFQGRVLSKGDIIVTGIRQQQQTAMRGSLFDEFFRDTMTDVSPMGELKLAVVSTKPAGAVKITEMSDVDVQTDPVDVSKLEGVKTLVDVTYEDIGGLKEEVKKVREMIEIPLKRPELFERLGISPPKGVLMHGPPGTGKTLLAKAVANESDAHFIAIQGPEIMSKYVGGSEENLREFFEEAEENAPSIVFIDEIDAIAPKREEVSGETERRVVAQLLTLMDGLKTRGQVVVIGATNRPDALDTALRRGGRFDREIEIGVPDKDGRREVLQIHTRGMPLDEKVDLDEIADTTHGFVGADLEMLCKEAAMRVLRRVLPDIKSDEEIPKEILKKMIIQKSDFKEALKEVQPSALREVLVQVPDIKWDDIGGLESAKQELKEAVEWPLKYPESFDKFGVKPPRGVLIYGPPGTGKTLLAKAVANESKANFIAVKGPELLSKWVGESEKGVREVFRKARQTAPTVIFFDEIDSIASARSGSSTDSGVTQRVVNQLLTEIDGLEELQDVAVIAATNRVDIMDPALLRPGRFDRHVKVDDPDETARLAIFKVHTKNMPLADDVDLKYLAKNTEKYVGADIEAVCREAVMLTMRDDLKAEEVKMKYFKKAMKKVKTEEKVDMVQYH is encoded by the coding sequence ATTAAAAGCGAAGATATGAAACTAAAAGTAGCAGAAGCCTTTTCACAGGCAGATGTTGGTCGATCCATAGCCCGTATAGATCCGGCATGCATGGAAAAGCTCGATCTCCTGGACGGAGATATGATCGAAATTGAAGGTCGAAAACTCACTGCCACCATTGTGGCTTCATCCCAATCGGATATAGGGCTGGGAATCATACGAATAGATGGATACATCCGAAAAAATGCAGGAACATCCCTGGGAGAAGAAGTAACCGTACGAAAAGCCCAGGTTAAAGAAGCACAGAAAGTGGTGCTGGCCCCAGTGGATCAGAAAATCATGATTAGGGGAGATGTTAAAGGAGCATTCCAGGGTAGAGTACTATCCAAAGGAGACATCATAGTAACTGGAATTCGTCAACAGCAACAAACAGCCATGCGCGGAAGCTTATTCGATGAATTCTTCCGGGACACCATGACCGATGTCAGCCCCATGGGGGAACTGAAACTAGCAGTTGTATCCACTAAACCAGCTGGAGCTGTTAAAATCACTGAAATGAGTGATGTGGATGTTCAAACCGATCCAGTGGACGTATCCAAACTGGAAGGAGTGAAAACCCTGGTGGACGTCACCTACGAAGACATAGGTGGCCTCAAAGAGGAAGTGAAAAAAGTCAGGGAAATGATTGAAATACCCCTGAAACGACCAGAACTCTTCGAAAGACTGGGAATATCACCACCCAAAGGAGTTCTGATGCACGGACCACCTGGTACAGGTAAAACCTTACTGGCCAAGGCAGTTGCCAACGAAAGTGACGCTCACTTCATTGCCATACAGGGCCCGGAAATCATGAGCAAATACGTGGGCGGATCCGAAGAAAACCTACGAGAATTCTTCGAAGAAGCAGAAGAAAACGCTCCATCCATAGTATTCATAGATGAAATAGATGCCATTGCCCCCAAAAGGGAAGAAGTATCCGGAGAAACAGAGCGACGTGTAGTTGCTCAGTTACTAACCCTGATGGACGGTCTTAAAACCAGAGGCCAGGTAGTGGTAATTGGAGCCACCAACCGACCCGACGCACTGGACACTGCACTACGTCGAGGTGGAAGATTTGACCGAGAAATAGAAATAGGAGTACCAGATAAGGATGGACGCCGAGAAGTCCTCCAGATACACACCAGGGGAATGCCCCTGGATGAAAAGGTGGACCTTGATGAAATAGCAGACACCACCCACGGTTTCGTGGGAGCGGACCTGGAAATGCTCTGTAAAGAAGCAGCCATGAGAGTCCTCCGCAGGGTGCTCCCGGATATCAAATCCGATGAAGAGATACCCAAAGAAATCCTCAAAAAGATGATCATCCAGAAATCAGACTTCAAAGAAGCTCTAAAAGAAGTCCAACCCTCCGCACTCCGTGAAGTTCTGGTACAGGTACCTGACATCAAATGGGATGATATTGGGGGTCTGGAAAGCGCCAAACAGGAACTTAAAGAGGCAGTAGAATGGCCTTTAAAATATCCGGAAAGTTTCGACAAGTTCGGAGTCAAACCTCCCCGAGGTGTGCTGATATACGGGCCACCTGGTACAGGTAAAACCTTACTGGCCAAGGCAGTTGCCAACGAAAGTAAGGCCAACTTCATAGCTGTCAAAGGACCTGAATTACTCTCCAAATGGGTGGGTGAATCAGAAAAAGGTGTAAGGGAAGTCTTTCGTAAAGCAAGGCAAACTGCACCCACAGTGATATTCTTCGATGAAATAGACAGCATAGCTTCAGCCCGATCAGGTTCCAGCACTGACAGTGGAGTTACCCAGAGGGTAGTAAACCAGCTACTCACTGAAATCGATGGATTAGAAGAACTGCAGGATGTGGCAGTAATCGCCGCCACTAACAGGGTGGATATCATGGACCCCGCACTTCTAAGACCCGGTCGGTTTGACCGACACGTGAAGGTGGATGACCCTGATGAGACCGCCAGACTGGCAATATTCAAAGTACACACCAAAAACATGCCACTGGCTGATGACGTGGACCTGAAATACCTGGCTAAAAACACTGAAAAATACGTGGGTGCCGATATTGAAGCAGTATGCCGGGAAGCAGTCATGCTGACCATGCGTGATGACCTCAAAGCCGAAGAAGTGAAGATGAAATACTTCAAAAAAGCCATGAAAAAGGTCAAAACCGAGGAAAAAGTCGACATGGTACAGTATCATTAG
- a CDS encoding DUF2119 domain-containing protein has protein sequence MAYFKIIDKGNGINRLFIGGVHGREGLSTIKALQEIQNDDVDEGKLVIHNCDVSLYRSTLDPLYYESKVGKEILYLINYYKPQMYVEAHCYKKESYNKLTSPMRWINEGVPPLIELGKGILLGSASPNIRTTLFTRDDVCITLEMPCNPSQDSLDVYGKVLRIFAGSNSRDEVEKRMKEVYPSQVETARKYALEFFGDYPPF, from the coding sequence TTGGCATACTTTAAAATCATAGACAAAGGAAACGGAATTAACCGGCTTTTTATAGGTGGGGTGCATGGAAGGGAAGGTCTGAGCACTATTAAAGCCCTTCAAGAGATCCAGAATGATGATGTAGATGAAGGGAAACTGGTGATCCACAACTGTGACGTGAGCCTCTACCGGAGCACCCTTGATCCACTTTACTACGAATCCAAGGTTGGTAAAGAAATTCTTTATCTGATTAACTATTATAAACCCCAGATGTACGTGGAAGCGCACTGTTATAAAAAAGAAAGCTATAATAAACTGACCTCTCCTATGAGATGGATCAACGAAGGGGTTCCACCACTCATAGAACTGGGTAAAGGGATACTCTTGGGATCAGCATCCCCCAATATCAGAACCACCCTTTTTACCCGGGATGATGTTTGCATCACACTGGAAATGCCATGCAATCCTTCACAGGATTCTTTAGATGTTTATGGGAAAGTTTTAAGGATATTTGCTGGTTCAAATAGTCGAGATGAAGTGGAAAAAAGAATGAAAGAAGTATACCCTTCTCAGGTGGAAACAGCACGCAAGTATGCCCTGGAATTTTTCGGGGATTATCCCCCATTTTAG